The genomic DNA GCTAACATGAATTGCCAGCCAACTTTAAACAAGGTACTAATAACGGTCATCACGACCATTAACGATAATTTTCGACGCATTCAGCATCACCTCGATTAATTTAATTCGAGCATACCACACTTTAATCCGTATGCGCCGAATTTTGCAACTGAATCATATCGTAATAATACCCACGTTGTTGGAGTAGTTCATCGTTAGATCCACGTTCAACGATTTGCCCCTGATTTAAGACCAGGATCAAATCAGCATTTTGAATCGTGGACAAGCGGTGGGCAATCGCAATCGTCGTGCGGTTCTCCTGAATCCGATCCAAACCAGTCTGAATCATCTCTTCCGTCTCAGTATCGACGTTCGCCGTGGCTTCGTCCAAGATTAAAATCTTAGGATCAGTCACAATCGTCCGGGCGAATGAAATCAATTGCCGTTGCCCTGAAGAATAACTAGCTCCGCGCTCAATGACGCGTGACTGATAATTCTCAGGTAAATCGTTGATGAAGTCATCAGCCTTTACAAACCGTGCCGCTGCTTGCACTTGCTCATCCGAAATCTGATCGTTAAACATCCGAATATTGGAATTAATATCACCATAAAACATAAACGGTTCTTGCAAGACCAACCCCATCTTCTGTCGCAATTCCTCAGCCGGATACTCACGAATGTCGCGATCATCAATTAAGACTTCTCCTGACTGAAACTCGTAAAAGCGCATCAAAACATTAATCGTCGACGTTTTGCCACTCCCCGTCTGACCAACTAGTGCCACCGTTTGGCCCGGTTCAGCCACAAACGAGACGTCTTTTAAGACCGGATGCTGGCCGTCATAGGCAAAGGTGACGTGCCGAAATTCAATCTTACCGCGCGTAATCTTAGCTGTAGGATCGGCGTGTTGGGTCGGCGCAATCGTTGGGTCATCCATGACCCGGAGGACCCGTGACCCGGCGACGACGCCATCTTGAAAGTCTGACAAATTATCCATCATCGATGTCATCGGATTATAGAAGTTATTCAGGTACGTGATGAACGCGTAAACAACCCCGGCAGCGACATAGCCATTCAATCCCCGAACCCCGAAGATTCCCAGAACCATGACCGTCCCTAACGCATAAAATAGATCGATCAGTGGGCTTAATAATAATGAGTTCGTCCGGATCATCGCTTGGCGGGTCTTAAAATAGGCATCATTGGTATGATCGAACTCTCCGTTGATCCGATGTTCTTGTCGAAATTGCTGAATGACACTAATCCCGGTAATTGCCTCGCTCAACTTGGTATTCAACTCACTGAGCCGTTCCCGCATTCGCCGGTAAACCCGTGAGCTATACCGTTGATAATACCAAATCGTTACAGCCAAAAAAGGCATGAAAACCAATAACCACAAGGCAATCTGCACATCGGTGAGATACATCGCGACAAACGACGAAATCACCGCAAAAAAGGCGGTAAATAATGTATTAAACAACGCCCAAAAATTGGAAAACGACATCGTATCGTTAGTCAGGCGTGACAAAATTGAGCCACCAGGGACTTGATCAAAGTAACGCATGCCCATCCGATGCAACTTGGCGAACATTTGTCGGCGGACATTTTCAAGCATATATTCTGCCCCCATCGTACTACTGAAGTTCTGTACGAACTGCATCAACGCGCGCACAACCATGCCGAAGAAATACAGGCCCGCAAAGTACCACATGACCGGTACCGTGGCGTGACCTGTTTTGAGATAATGATCAATAAAGGTCTGTAATACACGCGGTAGATAGATATTAACCACACTAATCAGACCGGAAAAAACGATAGCCGCAATAAAAAACCATTTGAACGGTTTCGCATACGGCAATAGTCGCCGAATAACCGTGAGTTGTTCCTTAACAGGCATGGAACGTGCCCATACCGATTGACGTGCTGCCATTATTGCACCGCCCCTTCCACTTTAGTTTCGAGTTGTTGCCGTTTGAACATCTTCTGATACCACCCGTGTTGCGTCATTAATTGCGCGTGGGTCCCTCGTTCAACAACGTGACCGGCATCCAACACAATGATTTCATCAGCATTCATCACCGAACTTAACCGGTGGGCCGCGATAATCGTCGTTTTGTCCGCCCGCTCGGCCTTTAGATTAGCTAAAATTTCCGCCTCAGTTTCGGCATCAACCGCGGATAAGGCATCATCTAAGATCAGCAATTCAGGATTGATGAGTAAGGCCCGCGCAATGGCTAGTCGTTGGCGTTGCCCTCCAGATAGCGAGATACCTTCCTCACCAACTTGGGTATCGTATCCAGCGGGCATGCTGGCAATCTGACCACTCAAATCACTCTTGGCGGCGACCGCTTCCACAACGGCTTGACTCACAGTCGGATCGGCAAAACGAATATTTTCGCGAATCGTATTCGAGAACAGAAAACTATCTTGGGGCACATATCCAAGGGCTGGTAAGTAACTATCAAGCGCATACTGCTTAATATCATGACCACCATAAGTAATCTGGCCCTCGTACTGATCAAATTCACGCAAAATCAGTTTCATAATCGTTGATTTACCTGCACCAACCCGGCCGACGATTCCGAGCGTCTGACCAGCCTTTAAGCTAAAGGTGACGTCACTCAGGCTGGTTCCTGCATCGTTGGGATAATTGAACTGCTTGATTTGATACTGAATATCACCATGCGGGCGCTGTTCAATGCCCCGTTTGGCATCAATAATGGCACTTTGCTGATTCAATAATTCCATGACCCGATCATACGAGGCGTTCCCCCGTTCCATCGTGTTGAATAACATCCCGACCGCAAACATCGGCCAGACCATCATCCCCAAATAAGTGACGAACGAGACCAAGTTACCGATTGTGATGACACCGTGGGTCACGTACAAACCGCCCAAAATAATTGTGGCGCCGTAAGATAACGCAATAATCATGGTAATCGCGGGATCAAATAGCGAGTCGAGTACGTTGACATGCCGATTGATCTTAATCGTCTGATCAATCTGTTGATTAAAATCAGCAACGTCAGCCTTTTCCTGACCTAGCGCTTTGATCACTTTGATGCCACTGATACTCTCCTGCGCCTTATTATTCAGTCGCGAAAAGGCGGCTTGGGAAGCACGAAACGCGACGTGAATTTTTTTACCCAAATACCGTGACACGACCGCTAATAATGGGAAAGGTACTACCGCAATCAGCGTCAGTCGCCAGTCGATTAGTGTCATCATCGCAATCAACGTTGTCCCACCAGTAATAATGGAATCCGCAAATTGGAGAATGCCACCACCAGCGACCCGCTCAACCGCCGTGAGGTCATTGGTCGCATGGGCCATCAAGTCCCCGGTACGGTATCGCTGATAAAACGTCGCATCCATCTTCATGAAATGCCAAAAGAGCCGTTCCCGCAGTGTTCGTTCGAGGCCGGCCGCGCCACCCCAGATGGCATTCCGCCATAAATAACGTGCCAGGTACTGACCAACGGCGGCCACACCAATAATAACTAAATAGACCGTCAGCGTGTGCGCCGTCAAGTTGTGCTGATTGATCCCATCAACGACGTCCCCAATAATCCGGGGCGGCACAATGCCGATAATGGCGGTCAAAACTAGTCCAAGCACCCCCGCGAGGTACAACTTCCATTCACGCCGAAAATACCAGCCTAATTTCAAAAATATACTCACAGCGCACCTCCAATAATTTAATTAAAATTTAATTAGACAACTTTTTATAATACCATACCTCGCGCAAACCCCTTAATGATAAGTTCCATCCTGAATGCAAAGTGATTGCACCAGATTAAAAATAAGCTTAAACTAGTGACGTTAGCGGGGCGGTCATTGCGATCGTCCCTTTCAATCGTAAAAATTCAGATTGCTGATTTTTTACCACCGACTATTGGGCTTGGTGAGCTGTCCAAAATACGCCAATTACTTTATTAAGGAGTGTTTGTTGTGTCCCAACCAAGTACCGTTACTTTAAAAACCAAACTGGCAATTTTATCCGTCGGTTTACTCTCATTTGTCGGCATCCTCGTGGAAACGTCGATGAATGTGACCTTTCCCACACTGATTAAAACGATGGGGGTTTCACTGGATACCGTCCAGTGGCTAACGACCGGCTACCTATTACTGACAACCATTGTCATGAGTACCACGGCCTATGTGCTAAAGCGGTTTAACCCCAAACCCTTATTCTTATTTGCTGCTCTCATCTGTCTGCTTGGGGGCATCCTTTGTTGGTTAGCACCGAACTTCCCCGTATTATTGACGGGGCGCCTTCTACAAGCCGTAGCCACGGGGATTTCGATTCCATTGATGTTCCAGTTGATTTTTACTTACGTCCCTCGCAATCAGCTTGGGACTTATACCGGTTTAGCTAGTGTCATTGTGTCCCTAGCCCCGGCTCTTGGACCAACTTATGGTGGCGTCCTAACTAGCATCTGGTCATGGCGGGCGATTTTCGTTGGTATCGTTCCGTTGCTGGCATTACTCGCAATTTTAGGGGCATTCAACATTTCAGGGAAGGCCTTAGGTGTTGGCGATAAAAAATTCGACTATCTGGGTGCAATCCTGTTAGCCATCACCTTCACTAGTCTGCTGTTCACGTTTAATAACGCGGGAACTCACGGCTGGCTGTCGGTGAACTTCGGCCTGTGGTGTCTGTGGAGCATCGTGATGATTGGTGCAATGGTGACGTACGCCATCAAGGGGCGTCGCCAACTGATTGATTATTCAATTCTCAAATTGCCAATCTTGCGACTTCGGCTATTTAATTACTTTGGTTTACAATTCATTAATATCGGGTTGTCGTTCGTTCTGCCACTTTTCGCCCAAACCGTCCTTGGGGCTTCGGCCATGACGGCAGGGCTCATGATGCTGCCCGGCGCAATCGTCGGCGCCATCACTGGGCCAATCGCCGGTCGAATTTACGATAAACAAGGCCCAACGACCTTATTAACATTTAGTGCCATCATGGCGAGCGCCGCCT from Lactiplantibacillus paraplantarum includes the following:
- a CDS encoding ABC transporter ATP-binding protein, which codes for MSIFLKLGWYFRREWKLYLAGVLGLVLTAIIGIVPPRIIGDVVDGINQHNLTAHTLTVYLVIIGVAAVGQYLARYLWRNAIWGGAAGLERTLRERLFWHFMKMDATFYQRYRTGDLMAHATNDLTAVERVAGGGILQFADSIITGGTTLIAMMTLIDWRLTLIAVVPFPLLAVVSRYLGKKIHVAFRASQAAFSRLNNKAQESISGIKVIKALGQEKADVADFNQQIDQTIKINRHVNVLDSLFDPAITMIIALSYGATIILGGLYVTHGVITIGNLVSFVTYLGMMVWPMFAVGMLFNTMERGNASYDRVMELLNQQSAIIDAKRGIEQRPHGDIQYQIKQFNYPNDAGTSLSDVTFSLKAGQTLGIVGRVGAGKSTIMKLILREFDQYEGQITYGGHDIKQYALDSYLPALGYVPQDSFLFSNTIRENIRFADPTVSQAVVEAVAAKSDLSGQIASMPAGYDTQVGEEGISLSGGQRQRLAIARALLINPELLILDDALSAVDAETEAEILANLKAERADKTTIIAAHRLSSVMNADEIIVLDAGHVVERGTHAQLMTQHGWYQKMFKRQQLETKVEGAVQ
- a CDS encoding ABC transporter ATP-binding protein; this encodes MAARQSVWARSMPVKEQLTVIRRLLPYAKPFKWFFIAAIVFSGLISVVNIYLPRVLQTFIDHYLKTGHATVPVMWYFAGLYFFGMVVRALMQFVQNFSSTMGAEYMLENVRRQMFAKLHRMGMRYFDQVPGGSILSRLTNDTMSFSNFWALFNTLFTAFFAVISSFVAMYLTDVQIALWLLVFMPFLAVTIWYYQRYSSRVYRRMRERLSELNTKLSEAITGISVIQQFRQEHRINGEFDHTNDAYFKTRQAMIRTNSLLLSPLIDLFYALGTVMVLGIFGVRGLNGYVAAGVVYAFITYLNNFYNPMTSMMDNLSDFQDGVVAGSRVLRVMDDPTIAPTQHADPTAKITRGKIEFRHVTFAYDGQHPVLKDVSFVAEPGQTVALVGQTGSGKTSTINVLMRFYEFQSGEVLIDDRDIREYPAEELRQKMGLVLQEPFMFYGDINSNIRMFNDQISDEQVQAAARFVKADDFINDLPENYQSRVIERGASYSSGQRQLISFARTIVTDPKILILDEATANVDTETEEMIQTGLDRIQENRTTIAIAHRLSTIQNADLILVLNQGQIVERGSNDELLQQRGYYYDMIQLQNSAHTD
- a CDS encoding MFS transporter, coding for MSQPSTVTLKTKLAILSVGLLSFVGILVETSMNVTFPTLIKTMGVSLDTVQWLTTGYLLLTTIVMSTTAYVLKRFNPKPLFLFAALICLLGGILCWLAPNFPVLLTGRLLQAVATGISIPLMFQLIFTYVPRNQLGTYTGLASVIVSLAPALGPTYGGVLTSIWSWRAIFVGIVPLLALLAILGAFNISGKALGVGDKKFDYLGAILLAITFTSLLFTFNNAGTHGWLSVNFGLWCLWSIVMIGAMVTYAIKGRRQLIDYSILKLPILRLRLFNYFGLQFINIGLSFVLPLFAQTVLGASAMTAGLMMLPGAIVGAITGPIAGRIYDKQGPTTLLTFSAIMASAALLLFWLTTDYFTVIIMAVIYALLRVGFNTGFGTAISDGSTRVPLPQKSDQNSMFSMMQQYAGSIGTSIMSAVIAGYEIHHPTVTGTIMGSKLDFLLLFVLAIAILISVLHVKRLEAGQN